The Pseudomonadota bacterium genome includes a window with the following:
- a CDS encoding UDP-glucose/GDP-mannose dehydrogenase family protein: MHVAMIGTGYVGLVSAACFSEFGVNVVCVDKVQNKIDGLKAGKIPIFEPGLDDLVKHNIAAGRLSFTTDITEAVPQADVIMLAVGTPSRRGDGHADLSFVYAAAEEIADAMNGYSVVVTKSTVPVGTGDEIARIIRSRRPDAEFDIVSNPEFLREGAAIADFMRPDRVVVGVESERAKALMAELYRPLFLIETPVVFTGVKTAELIKYAANTFLATKITFINEIADICEEIGADVHDVAKGIGLDGRIGNKFLHPGPGYGGSCFPKDTLAFVRIARECGAPSHIVEAVVDINEKRKARMAQKIIAASGGTVDGKRIAVLGVAFKPNTDDVRDSASLTIIPALQQEGASIHAYDPEAMGEAEQLLPGVQWCANAYGTMKGADVLVILTEWNEFRALDLERVKQLLASPVIVDLRNIYEPRAMAAAGFQYICVGRPAPEPAAAGI; this comes from the coding sequence ATGCATGTTGCCATGATCGGCACAGGCTATGTCGGCCTTGTCTCCGCCGCTTGTTTCTCCGAGTTCGGCGTTAATGTTGTCTGTGTCGATAAGGTGCAGAACAAAATTGATGGCCTCAAGGCCGGGAAAATTCCAATTTTTGAGCCCGGGTTGGACGATCTCGTCAAACATAATATTGCCGCCGGCCGGCTGAGTTTTACGACCGATATCACCGAAGCGGTGCCACAGGCCGATGTCATCATGTTGGCGGTCGGCACGCCCAGCCGGCGCGGTGACGGCCACGCGGATCTATCGTTTGTGTACGCCGCGGCCGAGGAGATCGCCGATGCGATGAACGGCTATTCGGTCGTGGTGACGAAGTCCACCGTGCCTGTCGGCACCGGCGATGAGATCGCCCGCATCATCCGCTCGCGCCGCCCCGACGCAGAGTTCGACATCGTCTCCAACCCCGAATTCCTGCGCGAGGGTGCGGCGATCGCAGATTTCATGCGCCCGGACAGAGTTGTTGTCGGCGTCGAATCTGAACGCGCAAAAGCGCTGATGGCAGAACTGTATCGCCCGCTTTTTTTGATCGAAACACCGGTGGTTTTTACCGGCGTCAAAACCGCCGAACTAATCAAATATGCCGCCAACACTTTCCTTGCCACCAAGATCACATTCATTAATGAGATTGCCGATATTTGCGAAGAGATTGGCGCCGACGTGCATGATGTTGCCAAGGGGATCGGATTGGATGGCCGTATCGGCAACAAATTTCTGCATCCAGGCCCGGGTTACGGCGGCTCCTGCTTTCCCAAGGATACGCTCGCCTTCGTGCGCATTGCCCGCGAATGCGGCGCGCCCAGCCATATCGTTGAGGCGGTGGTAGATATCAATGAAAAACGCAAGGCGCGGATGGCGCAGAAGATCATCGCGGCGAGCGGCGGCACGGTCGACGGCAAACGGATTGCCGTGCTCGGCGTCGCGTTCAAACCCAATACCGACGATGTCCGCGACAGCGCCAGCCTGACGATTATCCCGGCGTTGCAGCAAGAGGGCGCCTCGATCCATGCCTATGATCCCGAAGCCATGGGGGAAGCCGAACAATTGCTCCCGGGTGTCCAGTGGTGCGCCAATGCGTACGGGACCATGAAAGGCGCGGACGTCCTCGTTATCTTGACCGAATGGAATGAGTTTCGCGCTCTCGATCTGGAGCGGGTTAAGCAATTGCTTGCCAGCCCGGTGATCGTCGATCTGCGCAATATCTATGAGCCCCGTGCCATGGCCGCAGCCGGGTTCCAGTATATCTGCGTCGGCCGCCCCGCGCCTGAACCCGCCGCTGCCGGCATATGA
- a CDS encoding VWA domain-containing protein has product MSERKNGLPTEGKQAKSDIDRFLAKVATTPAPVSGQGKGRLLFAMDATASREPSWDHACQIQGEMFDSTAALGGLSVQLIYYRGLSEFRATKWLDNSRALVRHMSAVNCLGGHTQIRKVLKHAIREAKREKLGALVFVGDCMEENVDDLCAMAGELGLLKVPAFMFHEGGETQASLAFRQIARLSGGAYLQFDSHSAAQLKSLLAAVAVYAAGGRRALAKLGKRQGGAALQISHQVK; this is encoded by the coding sequence ATGTCAGAACGGAAGAACGGACTGCCGACCGAAGGCAAGCAAGCCAAGTCGGACATCGATAGATTCCTGGCCAAGGTCGCTACGACGCCCGCACCTGTCAGCGGCCAAGGTAAGGGACGCTTGCTGTTCGCTATGGACGCCACCGCCAGCCGCGAACCGAGCTGGGATCATGCCTGCCAAATCCAAGGCGAAATGTTCGACTCTACCGCTGCACTTGGCGGCCTTTCCGTGCAATTGATTTATTACCGCGGGCTTAGTGAGTTTCGCGCCACCAAATGGCTCGATAATTCACGCGCTCTGGTTCGTCATATGAGCGCGGTTAATTGCCTCGGCGGGCATACCCAAATTCGTAAAGTTCTGAAACATGCTATTCGTGAGGCCAAGCGCGAAAAATTGGGTGCTTTGGTGTTTGTTGGCGATTGCATGGAAGAGAATGTCGACGATCTGTGTGCGATGGCGGGCGAGCTTGGCCTGTTGAAAGTGCCTGCTTTCATGTTTCATGAGGGTGGCGAAACACAGGCATCGCTGGCGTTTCGCCAAATAGCCCGACTCTCCGGCGGCGCTTATCTACAATTTGACTCGCATAGCGCGGCGCAACTCAAGAGCCTTCTCGCCGCGGTGGCGGTTTATGCGGCGGGCGGGCGGCGGGCGCTGGCCAAGCTCGGCAAACGCCAAGGCGGCGCCGCCCTACAAATCTCGCATCAGGTCAAGTAA
- a CDS encoding enoyl-CoA hydratase/isomerase family protein — translation MPEGSVLVTIDSKGVATVTLNRPEVHNAIDEETIERLTRELRTLGDDRDVRVVLLTGRGQTFCAGADLKWMKRTSEFSEADNLQDASALAELLLVLDTLPQPTVALVQGPAYAGGVGLICACDIAIAARSAQFSLTEVRLGLIPAVISPFVISTIGESYARRYFLTGERISSTDAERIGLVHEVVPDEALTVRGETFVKLLLQGGPVAQAEAKALIKDVRGHSLEGDLLVDLAKRIARIRVSDEAQEGMGAFLEKRKPRWQ, via the coding sequence ATGCCCGAAGGAAGTGTGCTTGTCACCATAGACTCCAAGGGTGTGGCCACGGTCACGCTCAATCGGCCCGAAGTGCACAACGCGATCGACGAAGAGACGATCGAGCGCCTGACGCGTGAATTACGGACCTTGGGCGATGACAGAGATGTCCGAGTGGTGCTGTTAACGGGCCGCGGCCAGACCTTCTGCGCCGGCGCAGATCTCAAATGGATGAAGCGAACATCGGAGTTTTCCGAAGCAGATAATTTACAAGATGCCAGTGCTTTGGCTGAACTTCTTCTAGTTTTAGATACACTTCCACAACCCACTGTCGCGTTAGTTCAAGGCCCGGCGTATGCGGGTGGTGTCGGCTTGATCTGTGCCTGCGATATCGCCATTGCAGCACGCAGCGCTCAGTTTTCGTTAACCGAGGTAAGGCTTGGGCTAATTCCCGCCGTGATCAGCCCGTTCGTCATCAGCACGATCGGCGAGAGTTACGCACGCAGATATTTCCTCACCGGCGAACGCATAAGTTCGACCGATGCGGAACGCATTGGGCTGGTTCATGAAGTCGTGCCTGACGAAGCCTTGACCGTGCGCGGAGAAACATTTGTGAAGTTGCTTCTGCAAGGTGGCCCGGTTGCCCAAGCTGAGGCCAAGGCCCTAATCAAGGACGTGCGGGGGCACTCGCTGGAAGGCGATTTATTGGTCGATCTTGCGAAGCGAATAGCGCGTATCCGTGTATCGGATGAGGCCCAGGAGGGCATGGGCGCATTTCTCGAAAAAAGGAAACCGCGTTGGCAATAA
- a CDS encoding DUF1489 domain-containing protein — protein MALHLLKLAVGIENVGHLRAVQERRLAESGKLCHITRFMPRRAEKVLDGGSLYWVVRNFIRVRQRLLDLQVVKSEETGGSKCAFVLDPELVLTVPVRRRPHQGWRYFEADSAPPDLGASIEEFGDMPAEMAAELRTLGLL, from the coding sequence ATGGCCCTTCATTTGCTCAAACTTGCGGTGGGAATAGAGAATGTCGGCCATTTGCGAGCAGTTCAGGAACGCCGTTTGGCCGAAAGCGGAAAATTGTGCCATATCACCCGCTTCATGCCGCGGCGCGCCGAAAAAGTGTTAGATGGCGGCTCCTTGTACTGGGTCGTGCGCAATTTCATCCGCGTACGGCAGCGACTTCTCGATTTGCAAGTCGTTAAAAGTGAGGAAACAGGAGGGAGCAAATGCGCCTTCGTTCTCGATCCCGAGTTAGTGCTGACCGTTCCGGTGCGCCGCCGACCGCACCAGGGCTGGCGCTATTTCGAAGCCGATAGCGCGCCACCGGATCTAGGCGCGTCGATCGAAGAATTCGGCGATATGCCGGCAGAAATGGCGGCCGAACTTCGGACGCTCGGTCTCTTGTAG
- a CDS encoding threonine dehydratase, protein MRLPEIGELQAAGELVHRTLTPTAQICWPLLSRRVGAEVWVKHENHTPIGAFKVRGGLVYLDTLKRQGATRRVLAATRGNHGQSIAFAAARVGLAATIVVPHGNSPGKNKAMQAFGAELIEHGRDFQEALEHAMTLAGEDGVTLVPSFDMSLVKGVASYALELLYMVPDLHTVYVPIGLGSGICGVISARDALGLKTKIVGVVSENAAAYALSFEAGELISTNSADTLADGMACRVPVAEALEIIRAGAERIVKVSDDEVLNAMAHYLTDTHNLAEGAGAAPLAAVLQEKEQMAGKKVGLILSGGNADPDLIQRVLQHTTN, encoded by the coding sequence ATGAGATTACCTGAAATTGGCGAGCTTCAAGCGGCGGGCGAGCTGGTCCACCGAACGCTGACGCCAACGGCGCAAATATGCTGGCCTCTCCTCAGCCGCCGGGTTGGCGCGGAAGTGTGGGTCAAGCACGAGAATCACACACCGATCGGCGCCTTCAAGGTGCGCGGCGGATTGGTCTATTTGGACACCCTAAAGCGCCAGGGCGCCACCCGCCGAGTACTCGCAGCAACACGCGGCAATCACGGTCAAAGCATCGCCTTTGCCGCGGCGCGTGTTGGGCTCGCCGCCACCATCGTCGTGCCACACGGCAACTCACCCGGCAAGAACAAGGCAATGCAAGCTTTTGGTGCGGAATTGATCGAGCATGGCCGTGATTTTCAGGAAGCGCTGGAACACGCGATGACCCTCGCAGGCGAAGATGGTGTGACACTCGTCCCCTCCTTCGACATGTCTCTTGTGAAGGGCGTGGCCAGCTACGCTCTAGAGCTGCTCTACATGGTTCCCGACCTGCATACGGTCTATGTGCCGATTGGCCTCGGTTCCGGTATTTGCGGCGTCATATCGGCACGCGACGCACTCGGCCTGAAAACAAAAATCGTCGGCGTGGTAAGCGAAAACGCCGCCGCCTATGCGCTTTCCTTTGAGGCCGGCGAACTCATTAGCACCAACAGCGCTGATACCCTCGCGGATGGTATGGCCTGTCGCGTGCCGGTCGCGGAGGCTTTGGAGATCATCCGCGCTGGCGCGGAGCGCATCGTTAAAGTGAGCGATGACGAAGTCCTCAACGCCATGGCGCATTATCTAACCGACACTCACAATCTTGCCGAAGGCGCCGGCGCTGCACCGCTCGCCGCGGTGCTCCAGGAAAAAGAGCAGATGGCCGGCAAAAAAGTTGGTCTCATCCTATCCGGCGGCAATGCCGATCCGGATTTGATTCAAAGGGTTCTGCAACATACGACAAATTGA
- a CDS encoding DUF1326 domain-containing protein: MAGTSWQITGDYFETCNCDYLCPCIYTNMQAQPTHDICIAAIVMRINDGNFGDIDLDGVAFIIAISVEGPMANGDWTVGLIIDDKASDAQVDAVGQICSGDVGGPMELAAALVGNFAGIERAAIEIDKQAMSFSVKAGALFENAAVGTPNAHDPNVPIFIDNTAHPASKRLALATGTKSHMHAFGINWDDDEGGHNGHFAPFEWAAA, translated from the coding sequence ATGGCTGGGACAAGCTGGCAGATTACCGGCGATTATTTTGAGACCTGCAATTGCGATTATCTCTGCCCTTGCATCTATACCAACATGCAGGCGCAGCCGACTCATGACATCTGCATTGCCGCCATCGTGATGCGAATTAACGATGGGAATTTCGGCGATATCGATCTCGACGGTGTCGCCTTTATCATCGCCATCTCGGTCGAGGGCCCAATGGCAAACGGCGACTGGACCGTCGGGCTAATCATTGACGACAAGGCGAGTGACGCGCAGGTCGATGCCGTTGGGCAAATTTGTTCCGGCGATGTTGGCGGCCCGATGGAATTGGCCGCAGCCCTGGTCGGCAATTTTGCTGGCATTGAGCGCGCCGCCATCGAGATCGACAAACAGGCTATGTCGTTCAGCGTTAAGGCCGGGGCGCTGTTTGAAAATGCGGCGGTGGGCACGCCAAACGCGCATGACCCAAACGTGCCGATCTTCATTGATAATACCGCGCACCCGGCGAGTAAGCGGCTCGCTCTGGCAACAGGAACTAAGAGCCACATGCATGCATTCGGCATCAACTGGGACGACGATGAGGGCGGGCACAATGGCCATTTCGCACCATTTGAATGGGCCGCGGCATGA
- a CDS encoding DnaJ domain-containing protein has product MVKYLILGVALLVAVLLIARWFESANPSRLAKALKWGFIGLGGAVAVFLGVTGKMNLAAIPLALIFLPLLLRGMRGASAAGKSGTPSPGKQSEVETDYLRMMLDHDSGEMDGMVLRGEYQGRELRELSQAELLDLLDVCHAHDEQSARLIESYIDRVFGEEWRESENTTRSGRAARSSASPMKRDEAFEVLGLAPESSDVEIREAHRKLQLKNHPDHGGSDYLAAKINQAKEVLLGGK; this is encoded by the coding sequence ATGGTGAAATATTTAATACTCGGAGTCGCGCTGCTTGTCGCCGTTCTGCTCATCGCCCGCTGGTTTGAGAGCGCCAATCCGTCGCGCCTCGCCAAAGCCCTGAAGTGGGGCTTCATCGGCCTTGGCGGCGCCGTTGCGGTCTTTCTCGGCGTGACCGGCAAGATGAATTTGGCCGCGATCCCGTTGGCTCTGATATTCCTGCCGCTGCTCCTGCGCGGCATGCGCGGCGCGAGCGCGGCCGGGAAAAGCGGAACGCCCTCACCTGGCAAGCAATCCGAAGTCGAAACAGACTATTTACGAATGATGCTGGATCATGACAGCGGTGAAATGGACGGCATGGTGCTGCGGGGAGAATACCAGGGGCGCGAATTGCGCGAACTTTCACAGGCCGAACTTCTAGATCTCCTAGATGTGTGCCATGCTCATGACGAGCAATCCGCGCGGCTCATCGAAAGCTATATCGACAGGGTCTTTGGCGAAGAATGGCGAGAAAGTGAAAATACCACGCGGAGCGGACGTGCAGCGCGCAGCTCAGCCAGTCCGATGAAGCGTGACGAGGCGTTTGAAGTGCTCGGACTCGCGCCGGAAAGCAGCGATGTGGAAATTCGCGAAGCCCACCGTAAATTACAGCTCAAAAATCACCCGGACCATGGCGGTTCCGATTATTTGGCGGCAAAAATAAATCAGGCAAAGGAAGTCCTGTTGGGCGGCAAATAA
- the galU gene encoding UTP--glucose-1-phosphate uridylyltransferase GalU has protein sequence MIKPVKKAVFPVAGLGTRFLPATKAMPKEMLPVVDKPLIQYAVEEAAAAGIEEFIFVTGRDKSAIENHFDHAYELEAELIARGKTAELEDVTRFIPPAGALSFTRQQEPLGLGHAVWCARNLIGDEPFAVILVDELVLSKTPCMTQVVDVYNERGGCVYALAEIPNEQTYKYGIVDVAADDGKIIDIRGMVEKPAPSEAPSNLCIIGRYVLQPEVFGYLERMERGVGGEIQLTDSLAKLVDDGMACHGLRFEGRRFDCGAKAGFLQANIAFALERPDLRDDLMAFLENPSAS, from the coding sequence ATGATTAAGCCGGTCAAGAAGGCTGTATTTCCGGTCGCCGGTCTGGGCACGCGGTTTTTGCCTGCGACGAAAGCGATGCCCAAGGAAATGTTGCCGGTCGTCGACAAGCCGCTCATTCAATATGCGGTGGAAGAGGCGGCTGCGGCAGGGATTGAAGAGTTCATTTTCGTCACCGGGCGCGACAAAAGTGCGATCGAGAATCACTTCGACCATGCCTATGAACTTGAGGCCGAGTTGATCGCGCGCGGTAAAACGGCCGAGTTGGAGGACGTCACAAGATTCATTCCGCCGGCCGGCGCGCTCTCCTTTACCCGCCAGCAGGAGCCGCTTGGGCTAGGCCACGCGGTGTGGTGCGCGCGCAATTTAATCGGCGACGAACCGTTTGCGGTGATATTGGTTGACGAACTCGTACTTTCGAAGACGCCGTGCATGACGCAAGTCGTCGATGTGTATAATGAACGCGGCGGATGCGTTTACGCGCTCGCCGAAATTCCCAACGAACAGACCTATAAATATGGCATCGTTGATGTCGCAGCGGACGATGGGAAAATCATCGATATCAGGGGGATGGTGGAAAAACCCGCGCCCAGCGAAGCACCTTCCAACCTCTGCATTATCGGGCGTTATGTGTTGCAACCTGAGGTATTCGGCTATCTCGAACGCATGGAGCGCGGCGTCGGTGGCGAAATTCAACTGACAGATTCATTGGCCAAATTGGTTGATGACGGGATGGCATGCCACGGCCTGCGTTTCGAAGGACGGCGCTTTGATTGCGGCGCCAAAGCGGGGTTTCTCCAAGCCAACATCGCCTTTGCTCTGGAACGCCCAGATCTGCGCGACGACCTTATGGCGTTTCTCGAAAATCCGTCCGCCTCGTGA
- a CDS encoding methylcrotonoyl-CoA carboxylase: MAQLPSKVDTGSPEFAENAGAMQSLVDDLNATLAEIRGGGGEKARARHEERGKMLPRARIQALIDPGTEFLEFSHLAAYGLYGGDVPAAGIITGIGCISGRDCMLIVNDATVKGGTYFPITVKKHLRAQEIAAKNRLPCIYLVDSGGANLPHQDEVFPDRDHFGRIFFNQARMSADGISQIAVVMGSCTAGGAYVPAMSDETIIVKEQGTIFLGGPPLVKAATGEVVTSEDLGGADVHTRISGVADHMADNDLAALERTRGIVARLNGVNNRAQDKVPPVAPMHDAKEIYGIVPTSLRRMFNVREVIARIVDGSEFDEFKSRYGKTLVTGFARIEGRLVGILGNNGILFSESALKGTHFIELCCQRGIPLIFLQNIVGFMVGKRYEQGGIAKDGAKLVMAVACAAVPKFTVIIGGSFGAGNYGMCGRAYDPRFLWMWPNARISVMGGEQAASVLARIRRDRIEEDGGIWPEEEEAEFKAPLLEQYNTQGQPYYSSARLWDDGVIDPVDTRAVLARGLAAAANAPVEQSTFGIFRM; the protein is encoded by the coding sequence ATGGCGCAGTTGCCGAGCAAAGTCGATACCGGCTCACCGGAATTCGCGGAGAATGCCGGCGCAATGCAATCGCTCGTGGATGATCTCAACGCCACTCTCGCTGAAATCCGGGGCGGCGGTGGAGAAAAAGCTCGGGCGCGCCACGAAGAGCGCGGGAAAATGCTGCCGCGCGCACGCATTCAGGCGCTTATTGACCCGGGCACGGAGTTTCTCGAATTTTCACACTTGGCGGCGTATGGCCTCTATGGCGGCGATGTGCCGGCGGCCGGCATTATCACCGGCATTGGCTGCATTTCGGGGCGCGACTGCATGCTGATCGTCAATGACGCGACGGTAAAAGGCGGCACCTACTTTCCGATCACCGTAAAAAAGCACCTGCGCGCCCAGGAAATCGCCGCGAAAAACCGGCTGCCCTGCATTTATTTGGTGGATTCCGGCGGCGCTAATTTGCCGCACCAAGACGAAGTATTTCCCGACCGCGACCATTTCGGGCGGATTTTCTTCAATCAGGCACGGATGTCGGCTGACGGCATTTCGCAAATCGCGGTCGTCATGGGTTCGTGTACCGCCGGCGGCGCTTATGTGCCGGCGATGTCGGACGAAACCATCATCGTCAAAGAACAGGGCACGATCTTTCTCGGCGGACCGCCGCTGGTAAAGGCCGCAACCGGAGAAGTCGTGACCTCGGAAGATCTTGGTGGCGCTGACGTGCACACGCGAATCTCCGGCGTCGCCGATCACATGGCGGACAACGATCTAGCAGCGTTGGAACGCACGCGCGGCATCGTAGCTCGCTTGAACGGCGTCAATAATCGCGCGCAGGATAAGGTTCCGCCGGTTGCGCCGATGCATGACGCCAAAGAAATTTACGGCATCGTCCCGACGTCTCTCCGCCGAATGTTTAACGTCCGCGAAGTCATTGCGCGCATCGTCGACGGCAGCGAATTCGACGAATTTAAGTCCCGTTACGGGAAGACTCTGGTGACCGGATTTGCTCGGATAGAAGGGCGCTTGGTTGGAATCCTCGGCAATAACGGCATCCTATTTTCGGAATCGGCGCTGAAGGGTACGCATTTTATCGAACTCTGCTGCCAGCGCGGCATACCGCTGATATTCCTGCAGAACATCGTCGGCTTTATGGTCGGCAAGCGCTATGAACAGGGTGGCATCGCCAAGGACGGCGCCAAGCTGGTGATGGCTGTTGCCTGTGCCGCGGTGCCGAAATTCACAGTGATCATCGGAGGCAGCTTCGGCGCCGGCAATTACGGCATGTGTGGGCGCGCCTATGATCCGCGCTTCCTGTGGATGTGGCCCAATGCGAGGATTTCCGTAATGGGTGGTGAGCAGGCGGCAAGCGTCCTGGCGCGCATCCGGCGCGACCGCATCGAAGAAGACGGCGGCATTTGGCCCGAAGAGGAAGAGGCCGAGTTCAAGGCGCCGCTCCTCGAGCAATATAATACCCAAGGACAACCTTATTATTCCTCGGCCCGCTTGTGGGACGATGGCGTAATCGACCCGGTGGATACCAGAGCCGTTCTCGCCCGCGGACTCGCGGCGGCGGCGAATGCACCGGTGGAGCAGTCAACATTTGGCATATTCAGGATGTAA
- a CDS encoding DUF1326 domain-containing protein, translating to MTQKTRQSNGAKDYTDWRIKGPEFGSCNCAWGCPCQFNSLPTYGDCRGMAVMHIYEGYFGDVRLDGLNWITLYAWPGAVHEGGGEKQNIIDVRADAAQRDAIVALQTGDHSEPGATVFNVFASVIDTTHEPLFEVIDFEIDVAARTARVHVPGLVQSNGTPIRNPVTGDEHRAQIVMPGGFEFTEAEMGSGTTKSSTAIALDFTDSYGQFAMIHMTPEGPVT from the coding sequence ATGACGCAGAAAACAAGACAAAGCAACGGCGCCAAGGACTACACGGATTGGCGCATCAAAGGTCCGGAATTTGGCAGCTGCAATTGCGCCTGGGGCTGCCCGTGCCAGTTTAACTCCCTGCCGACATATGGCGATTGCCGGGGCATGGCAGTGATGCATATCTACGAGGGCTATTTCGGCGATGTGCGATTGGACGGCCTCAATTGGATAACCCTTTATGCTTGGCCGGGAGCGGTGCATGAGGGCGGCGGCGAAAAGCAGAATATTATTGATGTGCGCGCCGACGCGGCGCAGCGCGACGCAATTGTGGCCCTTCAGACCGGTGACCACAGCGAGCCAGGCGCCACGGTGTTCAATGTTTTCGCCAGCGTCATCGACACCACCCACGAACCGCTGTTCGAGGTGATCGATTTTGAAATCGATGTTGCGGCGCGAACGGCGCGGGTGCACGTGCCGGGTCTGGTGCAATCGAACGGCACGCCGATTCGCAATCCAGTCACTGGCGACGAGCACCGCGCCCAGATTGTCATGCCGGGAGGCTTCGAGTTTACCGAGGCCGAAATGGGCAGCGGCACCACAAAATCGAGCACGGCCATCGCGCTCGATTTTACTGATAGCTACGGCCAGTTCGCCATGATCCACATGACGCCTGAGGGGCCCGTAACCTAG
- a CDS encoding nucleoside hydrolase, whose translation MSNTIKALPLIIDCDPGQDDAIALMLAMASPEELDLLGICAVAGNVPLVLTEANARRIRDVSGRPQIPVFAGCPRPMVKILETAEYVHGKSGIDGAGLPDPSRPVEAAHAVDWLIDTLRHADNPITVATLGPLTNIAMAIVMAPDIIENISELILMGGALSLGNISPAAEFNIYSDPHAAHIVFEAGIKLTMIGLDVTHQARATPERLKAIRAINNPAAICVAGMLDFYSAQYIETFGEGAPLHDPCVIAYILRPDLFTGQEMRVDIEISSPLTIGRTVCDQHARSGRAANANVLEKIDADGFFALLGERLARLPKAG comes from the coding sequence GTGAGCAATACCATCAAGGCGCTACCGCTTATTATCGATTGCGATCCCGGTCAGGACGACGCCATCGCCCTTATGCTGGCGATGGCTTCACCGGAGGAACTGGATTTGCTCGGCATTTGCGCCGTTGCCGGAAACGTCCCTTTGGTCCTGACCGAAGCCAATGCTCGGCGCATTCGTGACGTTTCAGGCCGGCCTCAAATACCGGTCTTCGCCGGTTGCCCACGGCCGATGGTGAAGATCTTGGAGACGGCCGAATATGTGCATGGCAAGAGCGGAATCGACGGCGCCGGTCTGCCCGATCCGAGCCGCCCGGTGGAAGCAGCGCATGCCGTCGATTGGCTGATCGATACGCTGCGCCACGCCGACAATCCGATTACCGTGGCGACGCTCGGGCCACTCACGAATATCGCCATGGCCATCGTGATGGCGCCGGACATCATCGAGAACATCAGCGAGCTGATCTTGATGGGGGGCGCGCTGTCGCTCGGCAATATCTCACCGGCCGCTGAGTTCAACATTTACTCGGACCCGCATGCGGCGCATATCGTTTTTGAGGCGGGTATAAAATTGACGATGATCGGCCTTGATGTCACCCATCAGGCGCGCGCGACACCAGAGCGCCTCAAAGCGATCCGCGCGATCAACAATCCGGCGGCGATCTGCGTTGCCGGCATGCTAGATTTTTACAGCGCACAATATATTGAAACATTTGGCGAGGGGGCGCCGCTGCACGATCCCTGCGTCATCGCCTATATCCTTCGGCCCGACTTGTTCACAGGCCAGGAGATGCGGGTCGATATTGAAATCTCCAGCCCGCTGACGATCGGGCGCACCGTGTGCGACCAGCATGCCCGAAGCGGCCGGGCAGCGAACGCGAATGTTCTGGAGAAAATCGATGCGGATGGATTTTTTGCGCTGCTCGGGGAACGCTTGGCGCGCTTGCCTAAAGCTGGCTAA
- a CDS encoding DUF2182 domain-containing protein yields MLVDVLKRDRLVVLASLFVLISLAWAYLIHLALAMGGMATDSAGMAMSGMGDIGDIAVKMKPWTVADGLLMFVMWAIMMVAMMLPSAAPMLLIFARVNAKQRDKGNAYIPTAIFAAGYLVVWILFSLIATAAQWGLQNAALLSPGMVSTSKYLGGALFIAAGIYQWTPLKQACLKHCRSPLGFVMHHWRPGTAGAFRMGLGHGAFCLGCCWSVMALLFVGGVMNLIWVAVIAIFVAVEKIFPHGPWVARATGLAMMAAGGYLMA; encoded by the coding sequence ATGCTCGTAGATGTCCTGAAACGCGACCGATTGGTCGTCCTCGCCAGCCTCTTTGTGCTGATATCGCTCGCTTGGGCCTATCTGATCCATTTGGCGCTCGCCATGGGCGGTATGGCGACCGATAGCGCGGGAATGGCCATGAGCGGCATGGGCGATATCGGCGATATCGCCGTTAAAATGAAGCCGTGGACCGTGGCCGATGGTCTCCTGATGTTCGTCATGTGGGCGATCATGATGGTGGCTATGATGTTGCCCAGCGCGGCGCCGATGCTACTGATCTTCGCCCGCGTCAACGCCAAGCAGCGTGACAAAGGAAATGCCTATATTCCGACTGCTATATTTGCCGCTGGCTATCTTGTCGTGTGGATTTTGTTCAGCCTGATTGCCACGGCAGCGCAGTGGGGCCTGCAAAATGCCGCACTGCTATCGCCGGGGATGGTGAGCACCAGCAAGTACCTTGGCGGCGCATTGTTCATCGCCGCAGGAATATATCAGTGGACGCCTTTAAAGCAGGCGTGTCTCAAACATTGCCGCTCGCCCCTAGGATTTGTCATGCACCATTGGCGCCCCGGAACTGCAGGCGCATTCCGCATGGGTTTGGGCCACGGCGCCTTTTGCCTCGGTTGCTGCTGGTCGGTTATGGCGCTGCTATTCGTCGGCGGCGTGATGAATTTGATATGGGTCGCCGTTATCGCAATATTCGTGGCGGTCGAGAAAATTTTTCCGCATGGCCCCTGGGTGGCGCGTGCTACCGGCCTAGCGATGATGGCGGCGGGCGGATATCTTATGGCCTAA